The sequence below is a genomic window from Nicotiana tomentosiformis chromosome 6, ASM39032v3, whole genome shotgun sequence.
aaggcagattgattttatgatattcgaaaAATCTTATTaaagtatttcttatgcatttcatgcatttatacatgtacattgacccatgaccagaaggcgttatatacgcgtatattatatgtatatgggatatggaaaaaggttatggcgttatatacataccaccacctgatcagctggtatacattaatgattttgcccacagtagatgagatgatatgatgggataccctcagaggattgatgatgttatgtacgcatatacctatgcatggtatggcatttatacgcacatgcatgatattataaattttcatgattcacagagctattcagaatttcaggttgagatctttactccatgtttctttcatgtcttttatatactactggcatgccttacatactcggtactttattggtactgacatcccttttgcctggggacgctgcgtttcatgcccgtaggtcccaaAAGACACGTTGAgattctcctagtaggctatcggctcagcagaaggtgtttgtgtactccacttgctccggagttgcctatttggtcagtatgatttgaatatgtattatttggtatggcggagctctgtcccgacctttatgatatttatgtactcttagaggcttgtagacagatgtcatgtataaggatactggtatggccttataggctagtacgtcatatgtataagtcggtatatcaagttgggtcaccatatattgagtatttcctcatgttttattctacttatctcacgacagcctctctggctcatttacctatgatagtatgatacgaaagatacgttacgttggtactcggttaagtaaggtaccgggtgcccgtcgcctcccattggtttgggtcgtgacaaaaactttaggacctcatgtccttaGCTTCATATgcgcagtgtaaatgttaaggacatggtgtccttaacttcatgtgtataGTGTAAATGGTAAAGACATAGTGTCATTATCTTTATgagtattgtgtaaatattaaggacatgtgTCATTAAtttcatgaatgttgtgtaagTATTAAGGACAACGTGTCCTGTATTTGTACCTTCCGttattaaactttaggacatcatgtccttaacttcatatgtttagtgtaaatattaaggacatgacgtccttaacttcatgtgtgcagtgtaaatgttaaggacaccatgtccttaatatttacacagcactaATGAAAAAAGGGTAAAAACATCTTTTCGTatcaattttaatagagtagtggctatttttgctcagcattaaaaataTTGGATAGAAACTAAATACCATGTTAAAAAGTGGCTATCCACGCCATTTCTATCCCACACCATTTCTACTATGTTTTACTATTAAATGGGTTGGACCACGAAATATATCATAGGGAAAACTACCCCGTATAGCCGTTACAAGAAATAATAGCCGAcacaatatatattttttgtataataattataatatatatttttttatacataatcagtgtataatttttatatatttggctagcgtatgtaattatttttgttcGACAGGCCAAATTTGTAACTTGCCCAATATTGTACGAAGAATACGACTTTCAGGTCTGGGTCCAGTAAAATTGTAGTTGGGCCATATAATTTACAAGAGGCCCAAATACCTATCTATTGGGCCGCTTGGGCTGACTGCACAAAAACTCTCTGAAAAACTCCAAAGAGATACCTTTCCAGCATGACATGCAACAGAAACAAGAGACATACCTTTCCTCCAAGACTTACTTTGATCTTACACTTCAAGAAGTCAAGTTGAAAGAAAAGGTTTGTCAATTTGGTTAAGGCTTCCCTTTACATTTTttgcttctctctctctctctctctctctctctctctctctctctctctctctctctcattttGGCCACATGGGATATGCCTTGGGAAAAGATTGATAGGAAATAAGATCAAAAAGTCCATTGCTTTTGCAAGAAACTATTCCAAACATAGTTGCAAAAGATTCTGCACATTATAttggacatatatatatatatatatatagtcctgTTTTCTGTTCATAAACTAAATACTAAAGCTGGCTGTACAAGAGTTTCTTACAGGAGAAAACCAAATGTTAGTATTTGCATTGAAATTAGCAGATTCTGGTTAAAAGAGGTCTACATGAATTTGAGGTAGTGATAATATTGAAAACAGCAAATGAAACATCTGGTTTAAGTAAAAAAGGGTAGCAATACCTTTCCCAAAAATAGAAACAAATTGAAGTCTTATTAGTCCTGTTTGGTTCTTGATTTTCAAGATTTTTCAATCAGTTGTTTCTTATCTGTTACTGGTATTATTGACATCAAGGCTGACTTTTCTTTACATTTGAAGCCAAGAAAACATATATACAAAGGTTTTGATCCAGGTTATTGAATATAAGGGGAAGTCAGAAAGTTTTAAATAGCCATAATATTGTTAGCAAAGCACCAGAACAGGTATCAGCTAGATAGATGAGAAGAAACTATTATGATTTGGGTGATGGAGAAATTGCAGCAGCAATTGCAGCTTCTGCATTTGCTATATATTCCTTTGAAGAAAATGCTGGCTCTCAATATCAGACAAAAACAAGAGGACCCGTTCGGCCTGCAGAAGCAGGTAAATCTCTGCCTTGTATACATAATTTTCCCTGGATTTTAGTTGTATATAACTGACACTTACATCATCAGTATAATTAAATATATTAGTTATCATTTTTACTAGTTTTCCAATTAATATTTATCATTGATATTTACGTGAAAATATCTAGTGCATTGAACTTAAACTATGTTTGATTTGAAGCTCCAACGAGAAGGCTATCGATGCAAAATGGTAAAACGTCACCAGCAATAACGACCATAACTCCTGCTGCTAACgataaaattcaaaatgaaatttCAAGAGGAGGCAGAAATGCTGAAAACAAAGCTGATGCTTGGGAGAAAGCTCAGACCGCGAAAATAAGGAAGCGGTACACTTTTGCTGcattttttttaatcttattgAGGTTGATGATTTTAAAACCACATATAACACACTTTTTAAATCTTTTGTTGCAAGATATATTGTAATTTAGTGGTATTTTAGTATAAGGAATATTCTCTAATTTCAGACATGATGAACTGCTTTCTGCACTACTTGCTTGGGAGAATGAAAAGAAGATGATAGCAAAACAACAAATGGAAAGAAGAAAGGTTAGTTTTTGAGATGTTAATAGTGCAAAAGGGTATTAGAGCTTAAAATGACTGTTGTTGAGAAATTGCAGAATCAATTGGAGCTTGCTATGAAAAGGAACTTGCAGCATTACAAAAATAAACTAGCAAGGATTGATCATATTGCTAAAGGAGCAAGAACACAAgcagaagagaaaagaaaatatgAAGAATCTATTGTGAAAGAGAAATCAAATAAGATTAGATCAACAGGAAACGTCTCTGTTAAATGTTTCTGCTTCTAAGTGTAAAAAAGTATGAGATCTGAATATGAAAATTAAAATCCATTGAAATTCTATTTCCACAAAATTGTACTGGCTTTAATATTGAAATCCATCTTTAAAAATTGGAATCAGGTCACGAGGCCGTGGAATCAGCCActgatgcttgcattagggtaggttgCATACATCACAAACTCTTGGcttggggtgcggccctttcCTTGACCCTGAGTGAACGCGGAATGCTTTGTGCACCAGGCTGTCCTTTTTTCATCTTAAAGAATTGTTGTCCTAGTGTGCAATGATTGGTAGGTAAATAACATTTGAAGTGAATTAATTCTGTTGTACTGCAATTCACTACAAGAAGCGGATGTAATCAAAAGAAAAACCAAGGTTCATGCCAATTCAAGTGTTTAAGTGACTACTGCTGCTATTGTGCTGCGGTTTGACATGGTTTACGCGTGACTGGTTCCTGCACGAGTTAATATCTCAGTAGGCTAAACCGTTTCTTACCCTTGGATTCGTATTTTGTTCGTGCACAATCAACAGAGCCTTGCCGACATGTTGCAACCTCTCCAGCAGCATGTTGTCTCCTGTTTTCTGTTGACATTCAGAACCTTCAAATGAAGAACAACACTAACTGTTGCTCAAAAGTAAAACTGTCATTTTCATTTGATAATCTATGTATGCTAATGAGCAAGCAGAATTCAAAGGTGGCCCTTTTTTGCCTGATGATGGACCAATACAGTAACATGTGATAGACAGGCTGACTCAAAGAAAATGCCATCCTGTCATTATAGCTAACACGGGGATAGTTAGAACCATAAATTTTGTTTCTCAGAAACCAGAAGAGCCGGCCTAGCTAGAGACTAGGACTTCTATCTCAATCATTAGGTGGACCCTAGTGCCAGAAGGCTCCTGCCTAGGCTCGTTCGGGGGAAGGCGAGGGAGAGGCTGGTTCATAAGATCAACCCTGGTCACCTATAGAAACGCATCGCGCACCTTTTTCTATCTCAATCATGGAGAGAAATAATCTATTTCCACAAAGTTTGAATGGTTCAACAGATTGTGAACTCATGTCTCTATTTAGTTATTGATGGACATTCCATTTCCAATATCTAAGCTTGGACTTGCAGTTTTCAGATTTTGTAAATCAATATCTGAAACACCAATTAATAAGGATCACATGGAAACAAGAAATACTACAAAATTATTTCTGATACAGGTATAGGTAAATCCACTTCTGGAATTGATTATTGGTGCCCACCTGACCATATCTAAAGCACTTACAATAGAGTGCAATATACGTTGAAATGTTTGTTTTTGTAGCAAAGAACACTCGAAATATGTCTATCCAGATCAATTGTGACCTGATATCGCTTCAGAACCAGTGGCATAAGTTGCAAGACTTCAAGTTTCATGCAATGTCGACGATGtaaaagatatttatataatcATATCACTTATAAGGTAATTACCGATAAATCTCTATAATGAACATTATTGATAACTAACCTATTGTCTCAGGTTAAACTATACAAATAGTTTTAAGGACTTTTTACACTCTCAGTGTGCATAACTTAAATCAAAATCGACAAACTAGGTACGTGGAACCTGGGGCAGAGGTAGAGTTTCGACTACGGTCGACTATGGACTCGGCCGAATCCAATAGCTTTCATTAAAACCCTATATTTATCTTAAGAAATTCATTTAATACGTATAAATTTATCAATTTAGAACATAGTAACTCACATGGGTTAATGTTGCGACCAaatacactcacgcaagtatacgcggtcgtcaagtaataaagtgactaaaagtcggatatcgaacccacgaggacttataattaactattaactaaattagactatccttattatctaaacaagaattaaatctaaaaatattttattccaactaattaaataagaaaaatataaataataaactttgaacagagaaagagcagatttttatgatatcaatgtaatgaaaacgatctagggttatgggctatctaacaatcctattgtattcttcaatttaattgaccgactgatttatctagcttattggttgtcagggttaatgctcataagaatctgtcgagttcttactcgcctattcaagctaacctaacgcctatatgtctatggagttagaatcaacaagaacgcatttataattcctgtaaatcaaccacgCAAGGCAATTatgtatatgtctatcctaaccacgaatccgttccccgatgcccgagttcaagaacttgccctactcaatcctatatgcaatatagaattcccactttcgagttcaattctagattcatagataatattcaattggtgatcaagcaattaaataattaagtgcaagattgaataaataaactaatatgataaatcaagaagtcaaaatcaatatccgaataacaatagtcatgaaagaaccacaaccctagaacgtgaagtttagctccacatagacatggtagccaaacaaatcatataaagaaacataaaaattactaagtttggtgggagaaagaagaaacttgatgaactccggcctccacagctctttcgtggcttttttcctcttcccaatatgttagataacctaaaggaggcgtttttggcttatatattgcgtacaaaagtcgtgggccaaagctctcctattcctagtccaaatcggcttcagggattgatgctaaggtggatgcgacacatccaccttgtcctccatttcaatttttcttctgcgaaggtggatgccaccttgtcctctatttctcagcttgcatgcgatggcggacgctatggcccaacttcactgctaaggttgcatgcaggatgatgttttcctaggttggatgcgacgcatccaacccttcttcctctggctaaaccaccttttcttcatattttgcactccgaacaccttaaatcgtcacacataacttaattagtcatcaaaccaataattacaccatgttgggtgttttaaagattgaataacatcaaaaagtggttaaaatatgggcaaagtaacatcaacacatatcgaaatatgccaaacatcactaccccacacttaaacctttgttcgtcctcgaacaaaccatcctatagtagacgaaacaaaattgagctcttatcattcaaagcacactgcacctctgaccgtggttatttgcaacaattaggctctaggctatgcatcacatacccttcgctttacttaagccattcttttaaaaatattcgaacaaagataacatgctcacaacaatcctaacctcaaaaaccgactcaatgtcactatgcactcatggcttgaacacccaacatcatagagaagtctaataacgttacctatccctcgtgaaaccatgtgccctcacaacaagaacaagagagcgagtagaatcaatccacacattcgaatctcatgctcacaaagaaaatcgctcactctcacaaaagaagtcacatgcatgtagttggtaccatatgcttgcccttaatgtaaatctctactaatgtaagctcgctcgatctaaaatcaattaggactttttcatggttgtaatgtggacTAAAGgaaaggtaggatatattttaggaatagtgactcaccctcctaagcactttaatacatcacaaaattactttaagcgcaaattcttcaacaccacttcaatttcacaaacaatatcacccccaaaacagtccctttttctttaagcactactttaattcatacccactagcaagaacaagataacaatttattcatttatatttttctttctttttttccagatttttctcttctttttttttcttttttttcttttaatttccgctagtggtgtattattttacaaaataagtgcacccttctttctttcattggttccactcaaaagtcaccccacacttagtcccttcttacttcttttagcgctcatctaacaattaaagtgctttaagaggtaaaaggatcaaaacaatgtcaattaaaaataaaaagggtataggcttgtaatgtgggtaccaaataaaaggtttacaggctcaaaagggttaactagggatagatttcatttgtgataagcaataagctcaaaaagatcaaagaaagcctaaaatcatttttcaaaccgagcatcacctaaaatttcgcttcaactcacataccgggcaagttctagacacaagtacactacatggactacacaaaaacctcaccacacatggcacatgactcgctaaggacggtcacattccgactctcaaacaatgcaagtattcacggagcaacgagatattaagcattaagcgcaaagtgaacacaagtcaagaaaatgagaaataggctgcaacaaaacatgctatccgttttaacaaggcatcatcaataatttcagagtgagaagggtcccttcttacttcttttattccct
It includes:
- the LOC104091670 gene encoding remorin 1.4, translated to MRRNYYDLGDGEIAAAIAASAFAIYSFEENAGSQYQTKTRGPVRPAEAAPTRRLSMQNGKTSPAITTITPAANDKIQNEISRGGRNAENKADAWEKAQTAKIRKRHDELLSALLAWENEKKMIAKQQMERRKNQLELAMKRNLQHYKNKLARIDHIAKGARTQAEEKRKYEESIVKEKSNKIRSTGNVSVKCFCF